Proteins encoded together in one Amblyomma americanum isolate KBUSLIRL-KWMA chromosome 1, ASM5285725v1, whole genome shotgun sequence window:
- the LOC144116215 gene encoding BTB/POZ domain-containing protein 3-like isoform X1: MFAFNFKKFLETGQYSDVDFNVKSEKYPVSKTFKGHRQLLAMKNEVFGAMFYGPLAEKDTVVIKDLHPDGFYSLLKYLYKGKPNINSVEEAIYTRSAAGKYLVPELELACTLYIKAHVKAEQVCRVIDCLMLSDGGNIDEVVDVLLKENPEQVLASDAFTDCHEQAVHYVLDKVTNVPEVCVLLAVHRWAQDYCQRNATTDKNPVHVKKAIAPFLPKLRFLALTLEQFVSFITSMGADIVLAKDDAFDIMSVLIGNKSVELPPWVCQEKTPR, encoded by the exons ATGTTTGCT TTCAATTTCAAGAAATTCCTGGAAACTGGCCAGTACTCCGACGTGGACTTCAATGTGAAGTCAGAGAAGTATCCTGTCTCTAAGACATTCAAAGGACACCGGCAACTACTGGCCATGAAGAATGAAGTGTTCGGCGCCATGTTTTACGGCCCGCTCGCCGAAAAAGACACTGTGGTGATCAAAGACCTCCACCCTGACGGCTTCTACAGTTTGCTCAA GTACCTGTACAAGGGAAAGCCCAATATCAATAGCGTTGAGGAAGCGATCTACACGCGATCCGCTGCCGGCAAATACCTGGTCCCGGAGCTGGAGCTGGCCTGTACTCTGTACATCAAGGCCCACGTGAAAGCTGAACAagtgtgccgcgtgatcgactgcCTAATGTTGAGCGATGGTGGAAACATCGACGAAGTGGTTGACGTTCTGCTAAAGGAGAATCCTGAGCAAGTGCTTGCGTCGGACGCCTTCACTGACTGTCATGAGCAGGCAGTGCACTACGTTCTGGACAAG GTGACAAATGTTCCAGAGGTCTGTGTCCTCCTGGCCGTGCACAGATGGGCCCAAGACTACTGCCAGAGGAACGCCACCACGGACAAGAACCCCGTGCATGTCAAGAAAGCCATCGCTCCTTTTTTGCCCAAGCTGAGGTTCCTGGCCCTGACTCTGGAGCAGTTCGTGTCGTTCATCACTTCCATGGGAGCTGACATCGTCTTGGCAAAGGACGACGCTTTCGACATCATGAGCGTGCTGATTGGCAACAAGTCCGTCGAGCTGCCACCGTGGGTTTGCCAAGAGAAAACGCCTCGTTAG
- the LOC144116215 gene encoding BTB/POZ domain-containing protein 3-like isoform X2, with protein sequence MFAFNFKKFLETGQYSDVDFNVKSEKYPVSKTFKGHRQLLAMKNEVFGAMFYGPLAEKDTVVIKDLHPDGFYSLLKYLYKGKPNINSVEEAIYTRSAAGKYLVPELELACTLYIKAHVKAEQVCRVIDCLMLSDGGNIDEVVDVLLKENPEQVLASDAFTDCHEQAVHYVLDKMGPRLLPEERHHGQEPRACQESHRSFFAQAEVPGPDSGAVRVVHHFHGS encoded by the exons ATGTTTGCT TTCAATTTCAAGAAATTCCTGGAAACTGGCCAGTACTCCGACGTGGACTTCAATGTGAAGTCAGAGAAGTATCCTGTCTCTAAGACATTCAAAGGACACCGGCAACTACTGGCCATGAAGAATGAAGTGTTCGGCGCCATGTTTTACGGCCCGCTCGCCGAAAAAGACACTGTGGTGATCAAAGACCTCCACCCTGACGGCTTCTACAGTTTGCTCAA GTACCTGTACAAGGGAAAGCCCAATATCAATAGCGTTGAGGAAGCGATCTACACGCGATCCGCTGCCGGCAAATACCTGGTCCCGGAGCTGGAGCTGGCCTGTACTCTGTACATCAAGGCCCACGTGAAAGCTGAACAagtgtgccgcgtgatcgactgcCTAATGTTGAGCGATGGTGGAAACATCGACGAAGTGGTTGACGTTCTGCTAAAGGAGAATCCTGAGCAAGTGCTTGCGTCGGACGCCTTCACTGACTGTCATGAGCAGGCAGTGCACTACGTTCTGGACAAG ATGGGCCCAAGACTACTGCCAGAGGAACGCCACCACGGACAAGAACCCCGTGCATGTCAAGAAAGCCATCGCTCCTTTTTTGCCCAAGCTGAGGTTCCTGGCCCTGACTCTGGAGCAGTTCGTGTCGTTCATCACTTCCATGGGAGCTGA
- the LOC144116214 gene encoding BTB/POZ domain-containing protein 3-like isoform X1, which translates to MFAFNFKKFLETGQYSDVDFNVKSEKYPVSKTFKGHRQLLAMKNEVFGAMFYGPLAEKDTVVIKDLHPDGFYSLLKYLYKGKPNINSVEEAIYTRSAAGKYLVPELELACTLYIKAHVKAEQVCRVIDCLMLSDGGNIDEVVDVLLKENPEQVLASDAFTDCHEQAVHYVLDKVTNVPEVCVLLAVHRWAQDYCQRNATTDKNPVHVKKAIAPFLPKLRFLALTLEQFVSFITSMGADSVLAKDDAFDIMSVLIGNKSVELPPWVCQEKTPR; encoded by the exons ATGTTTGCT TTCAATTTCAAGAAATTCCTGGAAACTGGCCAGTACTCCGACGTGGACTTCAATGTGAAGTCAGAGAAGTATCCTGTCTCTAAGACATTCAAAGGACACCGGCAACTACTGGCCATGAAGAATGAAGTGTTCGGCGCCATGTTTTACGGCCCGCTCGCCGAAAAAGACACTGTGGTGATCAAAGACCTCCACCCTGACGGCTTCTACAGTTTGCTCAA GTACCTGTACAAGGGAAAGCCCAATATCAATAGCGTTGAGGAAGCGATCTACACGCGATCCGCTGCCGGCAAATACCTGGTCCCGGAGCTGGAGCTGGCCTGTACTCTGTACATCAAGGCCCACGTGAAAGCTGAACAagtgtgccgcgtgatcgactgcCTAATGTTGAGCGATGGTGGAAACATCGACGAAGTGGTTGACGTTCTGCTAAAGGAGAATCCTGAGCAAGTGCTTGCGTCGGACGCCTTCACTGACTGTCATGAGCAGGCAGTGCACTACGTTCTGGACAAG GTGACAAATGTTCCAGAGGTCTGTGTCCTCCTGGCCGTGCACAGATGGGCCCAAGACTACTGCCAGAGGAACGCCACCACGGACAAGAACCCCGTGCATGTCAAGAAAGCCATCGCTCCTTTTTTGCCCAAGCTGAGGTTCCTGGCCCTGACTCTGGAGCAGTTCGTGTCGTTCATCACTTCCATGGGAGCTGACAGCGTCTTGGCAAAGGACGACGCTTTCGACATCATGAGCGTGCTGATTGGCAACAAGTCCGTCGAGCTGCCACCGTGGGTTTGCCAAGAGAAAACGCCTCGTTAG